Proteins encoded in a region of the Teredinibacter purpureus genome:
- a CDS encoding LamG domain-containing protein translates to MITLNLPAFFQLHHLRLLSLLAVISVLAACSGGSGETVQQNDDFSRSDGETGVVYNGPSASTDDVQSFKLNLWDNLAGENRCGTCHVQGGTSPEFVRSDDINLAYGSANPLVDLEIPSNSRIVAKVAGGHNCWGTEPAVCAEIITNYIEAWAGAAGTSSNVIVLTAPPEYEVTDSKSFPADSNSFGTTVYPLLASHCASCHSEDSALQQQPYIGSSDIDVAYDAARSKINLDEPTNSRLVTRLANEFHNCWLGGGSCTDNGAEMAGAIADFANAIPITEVDAALVVSHALGLPDGIVAASGGRVENNVIALYEFKNESVETAFDTSGIEPALDLNLTGDVRRVGGWGIRINDGRAQGATSSSEKLYDLIRATGEYSIETWVVPDNVAQDGPARIVTYSGGSEIRNFTVGQTLYNYNFLNRSSLADGNGMPMLSTTDADEVLQATLQHVVTSFNPITGMAIYVNGELVATDESMIGANVNDWDNTFALALGNELDGEYPWQGVVRFLAIHNRSLTADDVQMNFDAGVGEKFFLLFGVSEHIDFPEAYVVFQVEQFDNYSYLFSSPFFISLADGAPTEAIALEGMHIGINGREATIGQSYANINVTIDATNYSGESGVTLSTLGALVELDKGADLDQFFLSFDRIGDAAYVRSESMPPAPPSPADLDEQSDIGLRHFAEIDATIAHLTQTPSEQVPASVRTVYETVRQQLPTVENIDTFLAAHQAGIMQLSVAYCTALVNDTARRARVFDGFNFGDAVTMVNADLIIDPLLTGLTANSIELDGIPTELDTQAAPDDIKTHLYSLIADMSAADTQTTVIALCAATAGSAVMLLQ, encoded by the coding sequence ATGATTACATTGAATTTACCCGCATTCTTTCAGCTGCATCACCTGCGGTTACTCTCATTACTTGCGGTTATTAGTGTGCTAGCCGCTTGCAGTGGTGGTAGTGGTGAAACCGTTCAGCAAAACGACGATTTTAGTCGTAGCGATGGTGAAACTGGGGTGGTCTATAACGGCCCTTCGGCAAGTACTGACGATGTCCAAAGTTTTAAACTAAATTTGTGGGATAACCTCGCCGGTGAAAACCGCTGTGGTACTTGTCATGTACAAGGAGGAACCTCGCCTGAATTTGTACGGTCTGACGATATTAATTTAGCGTACGGTTCGGCTAATCCATTAGTCGATTTAGAAATCCCCTCGAATTCACGCATTGTTGCGAAGGTAGCGGGTGGCCACAACTGTTGGGGTACCGAGCCTGCCGTTTGTGCAGAAATTATTACCAACTATATAGAAGCATGGGCTGGTGCAGCAGGCACAAGTAGTAATGTAATTGTATTAACCGCGCCGCCAGAATATGAAGTCACCGATAGTAAAAGCTTTCCGGCAGACAGCAATTCATTTGGCACAACGGTCTATCCGTTATTAGCCAGTCATTGCGCCAGTTGTCATTCAGAAGATTCAGCATTGCAGCAGCAGCCTTATATTGGCAGCAGCGATATCGATGTTGCTTATGATGCTGCTCGCAGTAAAATAAATTTGGATGAGCCAACGAACTCCCGCTTGGTGACGCGTTTAGCCAATGAGTTTCATAACTGCTGGCTAGGTGGTGGTAGTTGTACCGATAACGGCGCAGAAATGGCGGGTGCAATTGCTGACTTTGCCAACGCTATTCCCATAACTGAGGTGGACGCGGCTCTGGTAGTAAGCCATGCGCTTGGATTACCCGACGGCATTGTGGCAGCAAGTGGTGGGCGAGTTGAAAATAATGTTATCGCGTTATATGAATTTAAAAATGAATCTGTTGAAACCGCATTTGATACCAGTGGTATAGAGCCTGCGTTGGATTTGAATTTAACTGGTGACGTGCGTCGAGTCGGCGGCTGGGGAATTCGGATTAACGATGGTCGCGCGCAAGGGGCTACAAGCTCTAGTGAAAAGCTATACGATTTAATTCGGGCAACCGGTGAATACTCCATCGAAACGTGGGTGGTTCCCGATAATGTTGCGCAGGATGGTCCGGCTCGTATTGTCACTTATTCGGGTGGTTCAGAGATTAGAAATTTCACCGTAGGCCAAACGCTTTATAACTACAACTTTCTTAATCGAAGTTCACTCGCTGATGGTAATGGTATGCCCATGCTTTCAACCACGGATGCCGACGAAGTGTTACAAGCAACACTGCAACATGTGGTCACTAGTTTTAACCCCATAACGGGTATGGCAATTTACGTAAACGGCGAATTGGTGGCTACCGACGAAAGCATGATTGGAGCCAACGTAAACGATTGGGATAATACGTTTGCGCTAGCGTTGGGGAATGAACTGGATGGCGAATATCCGTGGCAGGGCGTTGTACGTTTTTTGGCGATCCATAACCGCTCATTGACCGCAGACGACGTGCAGATGAATTTTGACGCGGGAGTAGGCGAGAAATTTTTCTTACTGTTCGGCGTCTCAGAGCATATCGATTTTCCAGAAGCCTATGTTGTCTTTCAGGTTGAGCAGTTTGATAACTACAGTTATCTCTTCTCGTCGCCTTTCTTTATTAGTTTAGCCGACGGCGCCCCAACAGAAGCCATTGCACTTGAAGGCATGCACATCGGCATTAATGGTCGTGAAGCCACCATTGGCCAGAGTTATGCGAACATTAATGTAACGATTGATGCGACCAATTACAGTGGGGAAAGTGGCGTTACACTCTCCACGCTAGGGGCTCTTGTAGAGCTGGATAAAGGCGCGGACCTCGATCAATTCTTCCTTAGTTTTGATCGTATCGGGGACGCGGCCTATGTTCGCAGTGAATCGATGCCACCAGCCCCGCCTTCGCCAGCGGACTTGGACGAGCAGTCTGATATTGGCTTGCGTCATTTTGCTGAAATTGACGCAACCATTGCGCACCTTACGCAGACACCCAGTGAGCAAGTACCGGCAAGTGTTCGCACGGTTTATGAAACGGTTCGACAGCAGCTACCAACCGTGGAGAATATTGATACTTTCTTAGCGGCGCATCAAGCGGGCATTATGCAGTTATCTGTGGCGTATTGTACGGCGTTGGTCAATGACACTGCGCGCCGAGCACGGGTATTTGACGGATTTAATTTTGGTGACGCCGTTACTATGGTGAACGCCGATCTCATTATTGATCCGTTGTTAACGGGGCTTACGGCCAATTCAATCGAGTTAGACGGCATACCCACTGAGCTGGATACGCAAGCCGCGCCCGATGATATTAAAACCCACCTTTATAGCCTGATAGCCGATATGTCGGCTGCAGATACTCAAACAACTGTTATCGCACTCTGTGCTGCCACGGCCGGCAGCGCAGTAATGCTATTGCAATAA
- the hpaR gene encoding homoprotocatechuate degradation operon regulator HpaR, which yields MTVSNENLSLLLLKARENSVSYVRPILAEVGLTEQQWRVIRTLKRDGEMNAQDLAGESCILSPSLSRILNRLENEKVILKKVDSKDQRALNIKLSAKGSRLHDRVAPKIEKQYKVLTQAVGKDTVSKLIVLLETFSSRGKPNDDG from the coding sequence ATGACCGTATCCAATGAAAACCTTTCACTTCTTCTTTTAAAAGCACGTGAAAACTCTGTCTCGTATGTAAGGCCGATTTTGGCCGAAGTGGGATTAACTGAGCAGCAATGGCGTGTTATTCGTACGCTAAAACGCGATGGAGAAATGAACGCACAAGATCTGGCTGGAGAAAGCTGTATTTTAAGCCCAAGCTTGTCGCGTATTTTGAACCGACTGGAAAATGAAAAAGTTATACTCAAGAAGGTTGATAGTAAAGATCAACGTGCACTGAACATAAAATTGAGTGCTAAAGGAAGCCGACTTCATGATCGTGTGGCGCCAAAGATAGAAAAACAATACAAAGTGCTCACACAAGCCGTGGGAAAAGACACTGTTAGTAAGCTGATAGTCTTGCTTGAAACATTTTCTTCACGCGGAAAACCAAACGACGATGGTTAG
- a CDS encoding fibronectin type III domain-containing protein produces MKKIVASVSLALVLSACGGGGSTTSGGSGLLPGDDGPNSVQPTPTPEPTGFSALIEWDRPTRREGEDEGSLLLDEIGGYEIVYRDITENIEHIEIVDNQSIIDRSEFELTALKPGRYEFRIAVFDKFGMYSDYSETAYADIGM; encoded by the coding sequence TTGAAAAAAATTGTCGCTAGCGTTTCGCTTGCTCTTGTTTTGTCGGCTTGCGGAGGCGGCGGAAGTACAACCTCTGGCGGCTCTGGGTTATTACCCGGAGATGACGGCCCCAACAGCGTACAACCTACGCCCACACCTGAACCTACGGGTTTTTCAGCATTGATCGAATGGGATAGGCCCACTAGGCGAGAAGGTGAAGACGAAGGTTCTTTGCTGCTTGATGAAATTGGTGGCTACGAGATAGTCTATCGCGATATCACCGAAAATATTGAACATATCGAGATCGTGGATAATCAATCCATAATCGACCGTTCAGAATTCGAGCTCACAGCACTAAAGCCTGGACGGTATGAATTTCGTATAGCCGTATTCGATAAGTTTGGCATGTACAGCGATTATTCAGAAACGGCTTACGCCGACATAGGGATGTGA
- a CDS encoding fibronectin type III domain-containing protein, which yields MNLTRLTVSTIIFSTLVACGGGAGGSSTDSSGLLPPTIQPVTPTAQPTAEPTAEPTPEPTPQPTVEPTQAPIQAPNTGEPTPAPTAIPTPAPTTVPTAAPTPEPTPEPTPEPTPEPTPEPTPEPTPEPTPEPTPEPTPEPTPEPTPEPTPEPTPEPTPEPTPEPTPEPTPEPTPEPTPEPTPVPSDKVSAVVGWDIPSARENADDLLLSDIGGYEIMYRNTNDIAYTTIVITDQTADEYILENLDPGEYEVLIAAFDEEGLYSDFTEPSITSIGL from the coding sequence ATGAACTTGACTCGACTGACGGTTAGCACAATTATTTTTTCTACACTTGTTGCTTGTGGTGGAGGCGCCGGCGGTAGTTCAACTGATAGCTCTGGTTTACTACCACCTACAATCCAGCCTGTAACGCCAACGGCGCAGCCTACTGCAGAACCTACTGCAGAACCTACGCCAGAACCCACACCACAACCTACTGTTGAGCCTACGCAAGCACCTATACAAGCACCTAATACCGGTGAGCCAACGCCTGCGCCAACCGCCATACCAACACCAGCACCAACCACAGTTCCAACCGCAGCACCCACGCCTGAGCCTACTCCTGAGCCTACGCCTGAGCCTACGCCTGAGCCCACGCCTGAGCCCACGCCTGAGCCCACGCCTGAGCCCACGCCTGAGCCCACGCCTGAGCCCACGCCTGAGCCTACTCCTGAGCCTACTCCTGAGCCTACTCCTGAGCCTACTCCTGAGCCTACTCCTGAGCCTACTCCTGAGCCTACTCCTGAGCCTACTCCTGAGCCTACTCCTGAGCCTACGCCTGAGCCTACTCCAGTACCCTCAGACAAAGTCTCCGCAGTGGTTGGCTGGGATATTCCAAGTGCACGTGAAAATGCGGATGATTTATTACTGAGCGATATTGGCGGGTACGAAATTATGTACCGCAACACCAACGATATTGCCTACACAACAATCGTCATTACGGATCAAACCGCAGACGAATATATTCTCGAAAATTTGGACCCTGGTGAATACGAAGTGCTCATCGCAGCATTCGACGAAGAAGGTTTATATTCAGACTTCACCGAGCCTTCAATCACAAGCATCGGCCTATAA
- a CDS encoding Tex family protein produces the protein MSSINARIAQELNVQDRQVAAAVALLDEGSTVPFISRYRKEVTGGLDDSQLRDLEQRLTYLRELEDRRATILSSIAEQEKLTPELEAQIKAADTKTLLEDLYLPYKPKRRTKAQIAREAGLEPLADLLLGDPTKTPEIEAAAFFNAEHKIEDTKAALDGAKQILMERFSENAALLEKLRNFLRSEGYLQATLVAGKEQEGAKFRDYFEHSEPVSKTPSHRALAMFRGRNEGILSIALNLIEPEDKPVGSIHPCEIMIAQHCSLEDQGRAADKWLSEVVRWTWRVKLHTHLETDLLGDLRERAEADAIDVFASNLKDLLLAAPAGQKATIGLDPGLRTGVKVAVVDATGQVVDHGAIFPTPPQKRIQEAEAVIVALCKKHNVGLIAIGNGTASRETDKFVGDVLKSHQDITAQKVIVNESGASIYSASEFAAKEFPDLDVTIRGAVSIARRLQDPLAELVKIDPKSIGVGQYQHDVSQSRLAKSLDAVVEDCVNGVGVEVNTASAPLLARVSGLNTTVANNLVDFRNQNGPFKTRKQFLKVSRLGEKAFEQAAGFLRIANGDNPLDASGVHPEAYEVVERIALKNTREIKGLIGDTGFLRGLKANEYTDEKFGVPTVTDILEELDKPGRDPRPEFKTAVFQEGVEKISDIEPGMILEGTVTNVTNFGAFVDIGVHQDGLVHISALSNTFVKDPREVVKAGDIVKVKVMEVDVPRKRIGMSMRMDDTPGEKTSQPSGGNRRSSGAQTQRKQHSAQTQPKAGTMAALFEAAAKKGK, from the coding sequence ATGAGTAGTATTAACGCCCGAATTGCCCAAGAACTTAATGTTCAAGATCGTCAGGTGGCCGCTGCGGTTGCCTTGCTAGATGAAGGGTCTACCGTCCCCTTTATTTCACGCTATCGAAAAGAAGTTACCGGTGGTCTCGATGACTCTCAATTAAGAGACCTCGAACAACGACTTACTTACTTGCGAGAGTTAGAGGACAGGCGCGCTACCATTCTCAGCTCTATTGCTGAGCAAGAAAAGCTTACCCCAGAACTCGAGGCACAAATTAAGGCTGCTGATACTAAAACGTTACTGGAAGACTTATATCTGCCGTATAAACCCAAGCGCCGGACGAAAGCACAAATTGCGCGCGAGGCTGGCTTAGAGCCCTTAGCGGATTTATTACTGGGGGACCCCACAAAAACGCCCGAAATTGAAGCTGCAGCGTTCTTTAATGCCGAGCATAAAATTGAAGATACGAAGGCCGCGCTCGACGGCGCGAAACAGATTTTGATGGAGCGGTTTAGTGAAAATGCTGCTTTACTTGAAAAACTGCGAAATTTCCTGCGTTCAGAAGGTTACTTACAGGCAACCTTGGTTGCAGGCAAAGAACAAGAAGGTGCTAAGTTTCGCGATTACTTTGAGCACAGTGAGCCGGTCTCTAAAACGCCTTCTCATAGAGCCTTGGCGATGTTTCGGGGCCGTAATGAGGGCATTCTTTCGATAGCGCTCAACCTTATCGAGCCAGAAGATAAGCCTGTCGGCAGTATTCACCCTTGTGAAATTATGATTGCACAGCACTGCAGCTTAGAAGACCAAGGCCGAGCGGCGGATAAGTGGTTGTCTGAAGTTGTTCGCTGGACATGGCGAGTGAAGCTGCACACTCATCTAGAGACCGATTTACTGGGCGATTTGCGCGAACGTGCAGAGGCCGATGCTATCGATGTATTTGCAAGTAATCTTAAAGATTTATTACTGGCGGCACCCGCAGGCCAAAAAGCGACCATCGGGTTGGACCCAGGATTGCGTACCGGCGTAAAAGTGGCCGTTGTGGACGCGACGGGTCAGGTTGTTGATCACGGCGCTATATTCCCAACGCCTCCGCAAAAACGTATTCAAGAAGCCGAGGCCGTTATTGTGGCGTTGTGTAAAAAACACAATGTTGGCTTAATCGCTATAGGCAATGGCACAGCCAGTCGAGAAACCGATAAATTTGTGGGAGACGTATTAAAGTCCCATCAAGACATTACCGCACAAAAAGTTATCGTGAACGAATCAGGAGCCTCTATTTATTCGGCCTCGGAATTTGCGGCAAAAGAATTTCCTGATCTCGATGTTACCATTAGAGGCGCAGTGTCGATTGCCCGTCGATTGCAGGACCCGTTAGCGGAGCTTGTGAAAATTGATCCGAAATCGATAGGGGTGGGGCAGTATCAGCATGATGTATCGCAAAGCCGCTTAGCAAAATCGTTGGATGCCGTAGTGGAAGATTGTGTGAACGGCGTGGGTGTTGAAGTGAATACGGCATCTGCACCTTTGTTAGCGCGTGTCTCGGGGTTAAATACAACGGTTGCGAATAACTTGGTTGATTTTCGCAATCAAAATGGGCCTTTTAAAACACGTAAACAGTTTTTAAAAGTGTCACGCTTGGGCGAAAAAGCATTTGAGCAGGCTGCGGGTTTTTTACGTATTGCCAATGGCGACAACCCTTTGGATGCTTCGGGTGTTCACCCGGAAGCCTATGAAGTGGTGGAGCGAATAGCGTTAAAAAATACGCGTGAAATTAAGGGTCTTATTGGAGACACTGGGTTTTTACGTGGGCTAAAGGCAAATGAATATACGGATGAAAAATTTGGTGTTCCTACCGTAACGGATATTCTAGAAGAGCTGGATAAGCCGGGCCGTGATCCGCGGCCTGAATTCAAGACGGCCGTTTTTCAGGAGGGTGTTGAAAAAATATCGGATATCGAGCCGGGTATGATTCTTGAGGGAACAGTAACAAATGTGACTAATTTTGGTGCTTTTGTGGATATTGGTGTGCATCAAGATGGTTTAGTGCATATTTCGGCACTTTCAAACACATTTGTAAAAGATCCGCGCGAAGTGGTTAAAGCTGGGGATATTGTTAAAGTTAAGGTCATGGAAGTTGATGTGCCGCGTAAGCGTATTGGTATGTCGATGCGTATGGACGATACGCCGGGAGAAAAAACATCTCAGCCAAGTGGCGGTAATCGTCGTAGTAGCGGCGCGCAAACTCAGCGCAAACAGCACTCGGCTCAAACACAACCTAAAGCCGGCACCATGGCCGCGTTATTTGAGGCGGCTGCTAAGAAGGGGAAGTAA
- a CDS encoding TolC family outer membrane protein encodes MKIHCKKLIALIAVAGLVPFAQSSTLEEIYQQALLNDHTYKAAQANLDAGRESVNLGRADLLPKVNAQASWENSTNEQTQTNGMPPIASESESDSTQSGYTISLSQSLFNMAVWYNFKQSKAAGNIAEAQFGIAEQSLIVRSAEAYFEALQAVDNLETSKAEENALSHQLEQTRQRFEVGLTAITEVHEAQAVFDSAMAERLIAEGRLGIAFEALEVITGRPHYQLAPLKKELPVTPPTPADRQAWVDMALDSNFSLQIASLNADVAKQKAKIQKAGHYPTVTGNISLSDYNTTGDRNTVDFEDDNQGNSIGITVSVPLFNGGAVSASRRKAANEFIAAREQLNQKQRDIVQSTRSFHLTVTTSVTTVKARSQAITSNQSALEATQAGYDVGTRDLVDVLNAQRNLYRAQRNYYDSLYAYVLSTLQLKQVAGTLSANDLTELNNWLDANRTVSRSI; translated from the coding sequence ATGAAAATACATTGCAAGAAACTCATAGCCTTGATTGCTGTGGCAGGGCTTGTTCCGTTCGCACAATCGTCAACTCTGGAAGAGATCTACCAGCAAGCACTGCTAAATGACCATACCTACAAAGCAGCGCAAGCCAATTTAGACGCAGGCAGGGAATCAGTTAACTTAGGTCGCGCAGACTTACTCCCTAAAGTTAATGCTCAAGCAAGCTGGGAAAACTCGACTAACGAGCAAACACAAACAAACGGCATGCCCCCCATCGCCAGCGAATCCGAATCCGATTCCACGCAAAGCGGTTACACTATTTCTCTGTCGCAATCCTTATTCAATATGGCCGTGTGGTACAACTTTAAACAATCCAAAGCCGCCGGTAATATTGCCGAAGCTCAGTTTGGTATCGCAGAACAAAGCCTTATTGTACGATCAGCGGAAGCCTACTTTGAAGCGCTGCAAGCAGTCGATAATTTAGAGACTTCTAAAGCCGAAGAAAACGCACTATCCCACCAGTTGGAACAAACACGCCAACGTTTTGAAGTAGGGCTAACCGCTATTACCGAAGTGCATGAAGCACAGGCTGTTTTTGATTCGGCCATGGCTGAACGCCTCATTGCAGAAGGTCGGCTAGGAATTGCCTTTGAAGCATTAGAAGTGATTACGGGCCGCCCTCATTACCAGCTAGCGCCTCTAAAGAAAGAGCTACCCGTAACCCCTCCCACGCCAGCAGATAGACAAGCGTGGGTTGATATGGCGCTAGACAGCAATTTTAGTTTGCAAATAGCCTCGCTAAACGCCGATGTTGCTAAGCAAAAGGCTAAGATTCAAAAAGCAGGGCACTACCCTACAGTGACAGGCAATATCAGCCTCTCGGATTACAATACGACGGGAGATCGCAACACCGTTGATTTTGAAGACGACAACCAAGGCAACAGTATTGGCATTACGGTTTCCGTTCCTTTGTTTAATGGTGGAGCGGTGTCTGCATCACGCCGTAAAGCGGCCAATGAATTTATTGCCGCCCGCGAACAATTAAATCAAAAACAACGGGATATCGTTCAGTCCACTCGGTCATTCCACCTCACGGTTACCACCAGTGTTACGACCGTTAAGGCCCGTTCACAAGCAATTACATCAAACCAAAGTGCGCTGGAAGCTACGCAAGCAGGCTATGATGTTGGCACCCGCGACTTAGTGGATGTGTTAAACGCTCAACGTAACCTTTACCGCGCACAACGTAATTATTACGATTCACTGTACGCGTATGTTCTTAGCACCTTACAACTCAAGCAAGTTGCTGGCACACTTTCAGCAAATGATTTAACCGAGCTCAATAACTGGTTAGATGCCAACCGCACAGTATCTCGTAGTATTTAA
- a CDS encoding NUDIX domain-containing protein: MCAPAELGKDDFTIEKDETVYDGFFKMYKLQLRHKTFAGEWIPTINRELFHRGEAAAAILYDPKRHLIGLIEQFRVGALESEYGPWCLETVAGMMEEGETPEGLIRRELEEEAGITHTDVRHISSYYSSPGGCSEKIHLYCALCDLEGKGGLYGLAEENEDIRFAVYNAEDVFSTMFAGRTNNAATLIGLQWIQFNQKALQAEAE; this comes from the coding sequence ATGTGCGCCCCAGCGGAATTGGGCAAGGACGATTTTACAATAGAAAAAGATGAAACCGTTTATGACGGTTTTTTCAAAATGTATAAGCTTCAGCTTCGTCACAAAACGTTTGCCGGTGAATGGATTCCTACCATTAACCGCGAACTCTTTCATCGTGGTGAAGCGGCCGCTGCTATTCTATATGATCCGAAGCGACATTTAATCGGTTTGATTGAGCAGTTTCGTGTTGGGGCCCTCGAATCCGAGTATGGGCCATGGTGTTTGGAAACAGTCGCCGGCATGATGGAAGAGGGTGAAACCCCTGAAGGCTTGATTCGTCGTGAGTTAGAAGAAGAGGCGGGCATTACGCATACCGATGTGCGTCATATCTCGAGTTACTACTCTTCACCGGGTGGTTGTAGCGAGAAAATCCATCTTTACTGCGCGCTTTGCGATCTGGAGGGCAAAGGTGGGCTTTATGGTTTGGCTGAAGAAAACGAAGATATTCGTTTTGCTGTCTATAATGCCGAAGATGTCTTTTCGACAATGTTTGCAGGGCGTACCAATAATGCGGCTACCCTGATAGGCTTACAATGGATTCAATTTAACCAAAAAGCCTTACAAGCAGAGGCTGAATAA
- a CDS encoding DUF1249 domain-containing protein produces the protein MDLKAHHAQCELNFYRLLTLMPRWDDGEHQWGFVVGSAGAFRVQLSIVETARYTTTVEVVQQQQGLEPPKLLVRLYHDANMAEIVSWDRHRHWLPRYDYPNPQMYMPDEKLALTRFLGDWLEICHSQGYAHPANCETVLVSKK, from the coding sequence ATGGATTTGAAAGCGCACCATGCTCAGTGTGAACTCAACTTCTACCGTCTGCTAACCTTAATGCCGCGCTGGGATGACGGCGAGCATCAGTGGGGGTTTGTGGTCGGTAGTGCCGGCGCGTTTCGTGTACAGTTGAGTATCGTGGAAACCGCACGATATACGACCACGGTGGAGGTTGTTCAACAGCAACAAGGCTTAGAACCGCCTAAATTACTGGTGCGGTTGTATCATGATGCCAATATGGCTGAAATAGTTTCGTGGGATAGACATAGGCATTGGCTGCCTCGTTACGATTACCCCAACCCCCAAATGTACATGCCTGACGAAAAGCTTGCGCTCACACGCTTTTTAGGTGACTGGTTAGAAATTTGTCACAGCCAGGGATACGCTCACCCAGCGAATTGTGAAACTGTTCTCGTTAGCAAAAAATAG
- the cpdA gene encoding 3',5'-cyclic-AMP phosphodiesterase, whose amino-acid sequence MRPFRLLQITDCHLGSQPGEKLLGLDTDQSLYDVLQLLQSNEAPDMILATGDISNDGGVASYERFIHIIERYFPNTPLAWLAGNHDDPMNMDQVANLPIEAHCIRGGWNMIFLDSRIPMEEGGDLHPNELERLDKQLAAYPRLPAIVFLHHQPVPVGSHWLDSYVVLSHKAFFNVIDRHPNVKAICWGHVHQQFESRRKGIELLATPSTCVQFLPGSHDFAVDKAMPGYRRFELHANGQLETDVCRIKNKVYQIDFVSSGY is encoded by the coding sequence ATGAGGCCTTTTCGCCTTTTACAGATAACGGACTGTCATTTGGGCAGCCAGCCTGGAGAGAAGTTGCTCGGTCTCGATACCGATCAGAGCCTCTACGACGTGCTCCAGTTGTTGCAATCGAATGAAGCGCCGGACATGATCCTAGCCACTGGAGATATCTCCAATGATGGCGGGGTGGCGTCCTATGAGCGCTTTATTCATATTATCGAACGATACTTCCCTAATACTCCCCTCGCATGGTTAGCCGGTAACCATGACGACCCCATGAATATGGATCAGGTAGCGAATCTCCCCATAGAAGCCCATTGTATTCGTGGTGGTTGGAATATGATTTTCTTAGATTCCCGTATTCCCATGGAAGAAGGCGGTGATCTTCACCCCAACGAGCTTGAGCGATTAGACAAACAGCTGGCCGCATACCCGCGTTTGCCTGCAATTGTCTTTTTGCACCATCAGCCTGTGCCAGTGGGCAGTCATTGGCTAGACAGTTATGTGGTGCTTAGCCATAAAGCTTTTTTCAACGTAATCGACCGCCACCCCAACGTTAAAGCTATTTGCTGGGGCCATGTTCACCAGCAATTCGAGTCTCGGCGTAAGGGCATTGAGCTGCTTGCAACGCCTTCCACTTGCGTACAGTTTTTGCCTGGCTCCCACGATTTTGCTGTCGATAAGGCTATGCCAGGCTATCGTCGATTCGAGTTACATGCCAACGGCCAGCTCGAAACGGATGTCTGCCGAATTAAAAATAAAGTCTATCAAATTGATTTCGTCTCCTCTGGCTATTAA
- a CDS encoding YqiA/YcfP family alpha/beta fold hydrolase: MTTVLYIHGFLSSPQSHKARITAEWLAKKRPEFAFLCPALSSYPNEAAATLAEIMLQRQHEKVLLIGSSLGGFWATWLIEEYTAAKAVLINPAVAPQELVAPLVGQPLKSYYTEHTYCLQAKHVQYLVACDQKHLSRPEDYWLMVQTGDETLDYRQAVTHYSGCKQTVEAGGDHGFQQYEKWLPEIIEFLER, from the coding sequence ATGACGACGGTACTCTATATTCACGGTTTCTTAAGTTCTCCCCAATCGCATAAAGCCCGTATAACGGCTGAATGGTTGGCGAAAAAACGTCCAGAATTCGCGTTTCTATGCCCAGCTTTATCCTCCTACCCGAACGAAGCGGCCGCAACACTGGCCGAGATCATGCTGCAGCGACAGCACGAAAAAGTACTGCTCATAGGCAGTTCTCTAGGTGGTTTTTGGGCAACGTGGTTGATTGAGGAATATACAGCGGCTAAAGCAGTACTTATAAATCCGGCGGTAGCGCCTCAGGAACTTGTTGCACCACTGGTTGGGCAGCCCCTTAAAAGTTACTACACGGAGCACACGTACTGTTTACAGGCAAAACATGTCCAGTACTTGGTGGCGTGTGACCAAAAGCATCTTAGTCGGCCCGAAGACTACTGGCTAATGGTGCAAACCGGCGACGAAACCTTAGATTATCGGCAGGCCGTAACGCATTATAGTGGTTGCAAACAAACAGTAGAGGCCGGTGGCGATCATGGCTTTCAACAGTATGAAAAATGGTTGCCCGAGATAATAGAATTTTTA